From Deltaproteobacteria bacterium, the proteins below share one genomic window:
- a CDS encoding Tim44 domain-containing protein, protein MTVLVRRLLLSAIGFFAFLFASVVVFEEYAEARAGGGRSGGFRGSRSYDSPSHSAPGYANPQRQNAVPSTPQAAPMAPQAGGFMRGLGTAMLGGFLGSMLFSSLAHAGGFGGLGGSGFGLFELVLLAGLGYFLYKKFMTPAAATGYGSMPYRQTNYQAPNTFGSQAPVNAPFQATPSSDHVDYRTLSAMDPDFSSEKFLKTAQDLFFKIQGAWNKQDTTTLRSLCGNELMQMWEEEINNLRSRGQQNKMENIALRESTITEAWTESGEDFITIKLLANLLDYTVETKSNTVVSGSDSDSVQFEEYWTFSRSVGPNSWKLSAVQQA, encoded by the coding sequence ATGACTGTATTGGTGCGTCGGCTGCTTCTTTCAGCAATAGGGTTCTTTGCTTTTCTTTTTGCTTCAGTTGTCGTCTTCGAGGAGTACGCAGAAGCCCGAGCTGGAGGGGGTCGTTCGGGAGGTTTTCGCGGTTCCCGCAGTTACGATTCCCCATCGCACTCAGCACCAGGCTATGCAAACCCGCAACGTCAAAATGCGGTTCCTTCAACTCCACAAGCTGCACCAATGGCACCACAAGCCGGTGGTTTCATGCGTGGCCTCGGCACGGCCATGCTCGGTGGGTTCTTAGGTTCCATGTTGTTCTCCAGTCTTGCTCACGCTGGTGGTTTCGGAGGCCTTGGCGGTAGTGGATTCGGCCTCTTTGAATTAGTGCTCTTGGCTGGTCTCGGATACTTTCTCTACAAAAAATTTATGACCCCAGCGGCAGCAACCGGTTATGGTTCGATGCCCTATCGGCAGACCAATTACCAGGCACCCAACACCTTTGGTTCTCAGGCGCCTGTCAATGCTCCGTTCCAAGCGACACCGTCGTCCGATCATGTCGATTACCGAACACTCTCGGCAATGGACCCCGATTTCTCCTCTGAGAAGTTTCTCAAGACAGCTCAGGATCTTTTCTTCAAGATTCAAGGCGCCTGGAATAAGCAGGATACAACAACGTTACGCTCGTTGTGTGGCAATGAACTCATGCAAATGTGGGAAGAGGAGATCAACAATCTACGTTCACGTGGTCAACAGAACAAAATGGAAAATATCGCTTTACGTGAGAGCACCATCACGGAAGCATGGACCGAAAGTGGCGAAGATTTCATCACCATCAAGTTGTTAGCAAATCTGTTGGATTACACCGTTGAGACTAAGAGCAACACGGTTGTCAGTGGTAGCGA